Proteins encoded by one window of Emticicia oligotrophica DSM 17448:
- a CDS encoding crotonase/enoyl-CoA hydratase family protein, with translation MQELTSPTESIKLEIRDEILLIAINRPQKRNAFNDDLVLGIEKVFENIPSNIRCAIIYGLGQHFSSGLDLSELRERDAVQGLYHSRMWHRALDKVQFGPVPVVAVLHGAVVGGGLELASACHIRVSESSTFYALPEGQRGIFVGGGASVRVPKLIGMARMMDMMFTGRVYKAEEGERIGLAQYLVEEGQGLEKGIELAKKISGNAGMTNYALMHVLPKIVDSGQSEGLMMESLIAAISADAPEAKKRLTDFLEGRAKKVGE, from the coding sequence ATGCAAGAACTCACTTCGCCAACCGAATCAATCAAATTAGAAATTCGTGATGAAATACTTTTAATTGCCATCAATCGACCGCAGAAGCGTAATGCTTTCAATGATGATTTGGTTTTAGGCATCGAAAAAGTATTCGAAAATATTCCTTCCAATATTCGTTGTGCCATTATTTATGGTTTAGGGCAGCATTTCTCGTCTGGTCTCGACCTTTCAGAACTTCGTGAACGAGATGCTGTGCAAGGGCTTTATCATTCAAGAATGTGGCACCGTGCTTTAGATAAAGTGCAGTTTGGGCCTGTTCCTGTAGTAGCTGTTTTGCACGGAGCTGTTGTGGGCGGTGGACTTGAGTTAGCTTCAGCTTGCCATATTAGAGTTTCAGAGTCAAGTACGTTTTATGCTTTACCAGAAGGGCAAAGAGGAATTTTTGTGGGCGGAGGAGCTTCGGTTCGTGTACCAAAATTGATTGGAATGGCTCGCATGATGGATATGATGTTTACGGGAAGAGTATATAAAGCCGAAGAAGGCGAACGCATTGGTCTTGCTCAATATTTGGTAGAAGAAGGGCAAGGACTCGAAAAAGGTATTGAATTAGCCAAGAAAATTTCGGGTAATGCAGGCATGACCAATTATGCATTGATGCACGTCTTGCCTAAAATTGTAGATTCGGGTCAGAGCGAAGGTTTGATGATGGAAAGTTTAATCGCAGCAATTTCGGCCGATGCCCCCGAAGCCAAGAAAAGATTGACCGATTTCTTGGAAGGAAGAGCTAAGAAAGTTGGAGAGTGA
- a CDS encoding helix-turn-helix domain-containing protein, translated as MNRSKEIPKLNPSQFDNYLFGSWKPKVSDLYEQFHIERIENYKSFLKLPVLPHRRSVYFFLFVTKGFAIRSKGLTEYKVEANTFFGLSSDQITSLEAISDDVEGFYCHFQPEFFNQSLLNIDLENDFPFFQITSEPLIQLIDNQRIIDLLEILISEKLRNEANRAEIIALYLTAFLKEIKEFYSQTRKSLNNAASNLTQRYKSLLSENIYDKKTVTEFAEMLAVSPNHLHKCVKTTTGKSAHELLEEMRILEAKVLLKQTPLRIADIAFKIGGFEPSDFSRFFKSKTGISPKEYRNLQS; from the coding sequence ATGAATCGCTCGAAAGAAATACCAAAACTCAATCCTTCACAGTTTGATAATTATTTATTTGGAAGTTGGAAACCTAAAGTCTCTGATTTGTACGAGCAATTTCATATTGAGCGAATTGAAAATTATAAATCTTTCCTAAAACTCCCTGTTTTACCGCACCGACGTTCGGTGTATTTTTTCCTTTTTGTAACCAAAGGTTTTGCTATCAGAAGCAAAGGATTGACCGAATATAAAGTAGAAGCTAATACTTTTTTTGGTTTATCTTCAGACCAAATTACATCGCTCGAAGCCATTTCTGATGATGTTGAGGGTTTCTATTGTCATTTTCAGCCAGAGTTTTTTAATCAATCGCTGCTCAATATCGACCTCGAAAATGATTTTCCTTTTTTTCAAATTACTTCCGAGCCACTAATTCAATTAATTGATAATCAGAGGATTATTGATTTATTAGAAATCCTGATTTCCGAAAAACTACGTAATGAAGCCAATCGTGCTGAAATAATTGCTTTGTACTTAACAGCATTTTTGAAAGAAATAAAAGAATTTTATTCACAAACTCGAAAATCGCTCAATAATGCCGCTTCGAATCTGACCCAACGCTATAAAAGTTTACTTTCAGAAAATATCTACGATAAAAAGACTGTAACTGAGTTTGCCGAAATGTTGGCAGTTTCACCCAATCATTTACATAAATGTGTAAAGACAACCACAGGGAAATCGGCTCATGAATTGCTCGAAGAAATGCGGATTTTGGAAGCAAAAGTATTACTCAAACAAACCCCTTTACGAATCGCCGACATTGCTTTTAAAATTGGAGGCTTCGAACCAAGCGATTTTTCGAGATTCTTCAAATCTAAGACAGGAATTTCGCCAAAAGAATATCGAAATCTACAATCTTGA
- the rimO gene encoding 30S ribosomal protein S12 methylthiotransferase RimO, translated as MKTKGTVKNKINIVTLGCSKNLVDSEVLYTQLKGNGMKVEHESKKDDANIVIINTCGFIDNAKQESIDTILRYVDAKDAGIVDKVYVTGCLSHRYKDELSVEIPTVDAWFGTNELPRMLKTLKADYKQELVGERLLTTPAHFAYLKIAEGCDRPCSFCAIPLMRGGHVSRPMDELVLQAQNLAKKGTKELILIAQDLTYYGLDIYKKRNLAELLDKLSDVEGIDWIRLQYAYPSGFPMDVLDVMKNRSNICKYLDMPLQHGSSEMLKIMRRGIDRPKTEALINSIREKIPDIAIRTTLIAGHPGETEEHFEEMYHFVEKMRFERLGVFQYSHEEDTHSFSMPDDIPSEVKQERTDIIMELQQGISAELNQAKIGNTYKVLFDRKEGGYFIGRTEFDSPEVDNEVLIPASQYVRMGDFANVKINNAEEFDLYGDLV; from the coding sequence ATGAAAACAAAAGGAACAGTAAAAAATAAAATCAATATCGTTACGCTTGGTTGTTCGAAAAACCTTGTTGACTCAGAAGTGCTTTATACCCAACTCAAAGGCAATGGGATGAAGGTAGAGCATGAATCAAAAAAGGACGATGCCAATATAGTTATCATTAATACTTGTGGTTTTATTGATAATGCTAAGCAAGAATCTATTGATACGATTCTTCGATACGTTGATGCCAAAGATGCTGGAATTGTAGATAAAGTTTATGTAACAGGCTGTTTATCACATCGTTATAAAGATGAACTTTCAGTTGAAATTCCAACGGTTGACGCGTGGTTTGGCACAAATGAGCTGCCAAGAATGCTTAAAACACTAAAAGCAGATTATAAGCAAGAATTAGTCGGAGAACGCCTACTTACCACGCCTGCACATTTTGCTTACTTAAAAATTGCCGAAGGTTGCGACCGTCCTTGTAGTTTCTGTGCGATTCCGCTTATGCGTGGAGGGCACGTAAGTCGCCCAATGGATGAGCTAGTTTTACAAGCTCAAAATTTGGCTAAAAAAGGCACTAAAGAGCTAATTTTGATTGCCCAAGACCTTACTTACTACGGTTTAGATATTTACAAAAAACGTAATTTAGCAGAGCTTCTTGATAAACTTTCTGATGTAGAAGGAATTGATTGGATTCGCCTACAATATGCTTATCCTTCAGGTTTTCCGATGGATGTGCTTGATGTGATGAAGAATCGTTCGAATATCTGTAAATACCTCGATATGCCGCTTCAACATGGCTCTTCAGAAATGCTTAAGATTATGCGTCGTGGCATCGACCGTCCAAAAACTGAAGCTTTAATTAATTCTATTCGCGAGAAAATTCCAGATATTGCTATTCGTACAACTCTCATTGCTGGTCATCCCGGAGAAACAGAAGAACATTTTGAAGAAATGTATCATTTCGTAGAGAAAATGCGTTTCGAGCGTTTGGGTGTTTTTCAGTATTCACATGAAGAAGATACCCATTCATTCTCAATGCCTGATGATATTCCATCCGAAGTAAAACAAGAGCGAACTGATATTATCATGGAGCTCCAACAAGGGATTTCGGCTGAATTAAATCAAGCTAAAATTGGAAATACTTATAAAGTTTTATTTGATAGAAAAGAAGGAGGATATTTTATTGGAAGAACAGAGTTCGATTCTCCAGAAGTTGATAACGAAGTGTTGATTCCTGCTTCACAATATGTGCGAATGGGAGATTTTGCCAATGTAAAAATCAACAATGCCGAAGAGTTTGATTTATACGGTGATTTGGTTTAA
- a CDS encoding serine hydrolase domain-containing protein, whose protein sequence is MSNKRKIIYATLLIVAIGLIYAGNYAIQYAYIGSSYNAKTVCSCMFVSGRDLENIKAEELYAVPFATVEVDEVNKAVTANIYGLAQTKAIYRKGLGCTLVNELTEEEIKKQPSVPLADTLTEKLTTISDFAGIDKVSLDKTINDAFQEKDPQNIIRTRAVVVLHNGQILAERYATNIKPETPLLGWSMTKSVTSAMIGLLVKDGKLDIKKPAPISEWQNDERKKITIDHLLRMSSGLGFEENYAAPSDATRMLFRKKGAGAYALQSKAAAEPDKIWSYSSGTSNILQEIIRRQFASHANYLAFPYQRLFHKIGMKSAVLEPDAIGTFVGSSFMYATARDWAKFGQLYLQDGIWNGERLLPEGWVKYSSTETAHSDGKYAAHFWLDHQDITFPQDAFMALGFEGQSVTVVPSKNLVIVRLGCTPKDNFNLSALVKGVVAAVK, encoded by the coding sequence ATGTCTAACAAACGAAAAATCATTTATGCTACGTTGCTAATTGTGGCAATTGGGCTTATTTATGCTGGAAATTATGCCATTCAATATGCCTACATAGGTTCTTCTTATAATGCCAAAACAGTATGTTCTTGTATGTTTGTTTCTGGGCGTGATTTAGAAAATATCAAAGCAGAAGAACTCTATGCTGTGCCATTTGCCACAGTAGAAGTTGATGAAGTAAATAAAGCCGTAACCGCTAATATTTATGGCTTGGCTCAAACCAAGGCCATTTACAGAAAAGGGCTTGGATGTACACTTGTGAATGAACTAACCGAAGAAGAAATCAAAAAACAACCATCAGTTCCTTTAGCCGATACACTTACCGAGAAACTAACAACAATATCAGATTTTGCAGGAATAGATAAAGTATCTTTAGATAAAACTATCAATGATGCTTTTCAAGAAAAAGACCCTCAGAATATTATTCGTACACGAGCAGTGGTTGTACTGCATAATGGACAAATTTTAGCAGAAAGATATGCCACCAATATTAAGCCCGAAACACCGCTTTTGGGTTGGTCGATGACCAAAAGTGTAACTAGTGCCATGATTGGACTTTTGGTAAAAGATGGAAAATTGGATATCAAAAAGCCAGCTCCAATATCGGAATGGCAAAACGATGAGCGAAAGAAAATTACCATCGACCACCTTCTTCGTATGAGTAGTGGACTTGGTTTTGAAGAAAACTATGCCGCACCAAGCGATGCTACCCGAATGTTATTTCGTAAAAAAGGAGCAGGTGCTTACGCTTTGCAAAGTAAAGCCGCTGCCGAACCCGATAAAATATGGTCGTATTCAAGTGGAACAAGTAATATTTTGCAAGAAATTATTCGACGCCAGTTTGCTTCTCACGCCAATTATTTGGCTTTCCCATATCAACGATTATTTCATAAAATTGGAATGAAAAGTGCCGTTTTGGAACCAGATGCTATAGGAACTTTTGTCGGTTCTTCGTTTATGTACGCCACTGCTCGTGATTGGGCAAAATTTGGTCAATTATATCTTCAAGATGGTATTTGGAATGGCGAACGCCTCTTGCCAGAAGGTTGGGTGAAATATTCCTCTACCGAAACTGCACATTCAGATGGTAAATACGCAGCACATTTCTGGCTTGACCATCAAGATATAACTTTCCCACAAGATGCTTTTATGGCTTTAGGATTTGAAGGGCAGTCGGTAACAGTTGTGCCGTCGAAGAATTTAGTAATTGTGCGTTTGGGATGCACACCGAAAGATAATTTTAATCTTTCTGCTTTAGTGAAAGGTGTTGTAGCAGCAGTGAAGTGA
- a CDS encoding vWA domain-containing protein, with amino-acid sequence MWDWFSIDWLSWQTLRSFVWAEKLYLYSTIGVPFLFLFRWLFYTRGQQKLGLSLTSYQLRTNWISYLRFIPPVFFSLGVVCVLLSLARPQRVRESKEQFSEGIDIMLAMDISESMLANDLKPNRLEAAKNVAHEFIKGRFQDRIGLVVFAGEAFSMSPLTTDYEMLNEYLEEINSNLIKTTGTAIGSALATCINRLREVPSKSKVAILLSDGDNTAGTLDPLTATDLAKSFGIKVYTIAVGGNDGEVKVDENTLREIAREGNGKFFRATDNQTLKQIFEQINSLEKVKIKDNVYRDVEDFYYIYLNWAVVFLLTAFFFKNTFIGNILED; translated from the coding sequence ATGTGGGATTGGTTTTCGATAGATTGGTTAAGCTGGCAAACCCTGCGTTCGTTCGTTTGGGCTGAAAAACTTTATCTTTATAGTACTATCGGTGTTCCATTCCTCTTCTTATTTCGTTGGCTTTTTTATACACGAGGCCAACAAAAACTGGGACTTTCGCTTACCAGTTATCAACTTCGTACAAATTGGATTAGTTATCTTCGTTTCATTCCACCTGTTTTTTTCTCGCTTGGTGTAGTTTGTGTCTTGCTTTCTCTGGCTCGCCCGCAACGCGTGCGTGAGAGTAAAGAACAATTTTCTGAAGGAATTGATATCATGCTGGCCATGGATATTTCAGAGTCGATGTTGGCGAATGATTTAAAACCTAATCGACTGGAAGCAGCCAAAAATGTTGCCCACGAATTTATTAAAGGTCGTTTTCAAGACCGTATCGGATTGGTTGTTTTTGCAGGAGAGGCTTTTTCGATGTCTCCACTCACAACTGATTATGAAATGCTCAACGAATATTTAGAAGAAATAAATAGCAATCTTATTAAAACTACTGGAACCGCCATTGGTAGTGCATTGGCTACTTGTATCAATCGACTCAGAGAAGTGCCAAGTAAAAGTAAAGTAGCTATTTTGTTGAGCGATGGAGATAATACCGCTGGTACGCTCGACCCACTTACCGCTACTGATTTAGCAAAATCTTTTGGTATAAAGGTGTACACTATTGCCGTTGGAGGTAATGATGGCGAAGTTAAAGTTGATGAAAATACACTTCGTGAAATCGCCAGAGAAGGTAATGGAAAATTTTTTAGAGCTACTGATAATCAGACACTTAAGCAGATTTTTGAGCAAATTAATAGCCTCGAAAAAGTAAAAATCAAAGATAATGTTTATCGTGATGTAGAAGATTTTTACTATATCTATCTCAACTGGGCGGTTGTTTTTCTACTGACTGCTTTTTTCTTTAAAAACACATTCATTGGCAATATTTTGGAAGATTGA
- the murQ gene encoding N-acetylmuramic acid 6-phosphate etherase, protein MSLGLEKLATESSSHYDNLEKMSVRELLEGINNEDKTVPYAVEKCIPQIEALVNQIVPRMKAGGRLFYIGAGTSGRLGVVDASECPPTFGVPFGMVVGIMAGGDKAIRKAVENAEDDIEQAWKDLEEYEINTNDCLVGIAASGRTPYVVGGVRTARQNGILTGCVVCNAGSAVAAEAEYPVEAVVGPEFVTGSTRMKSGTAQKLVLNMISTSVMIQLGRVKGNKMVDMQLTNHKLVERGIRMVMNELNIPYEEASDLLHTYGSVRNAVDNYRK, encoded by the coding sequence ATGTCACTTGGCTTAGAAAAATTAGCAACCGAATCTTCATCTCATTATGATAACCTTGAGAAAATGTCGGTTCGAGAATTACTCGAAGGAATCAATAATGAAGATAAAACCGTGCCTTATGCAGTAGAAAAGTGCATTCCTCAGATTGAGGCATTGGTGAATCAGATTGTACCTCGAATGAAGGCTGGAGGACGTTTGTTTTATATTGGTGCGGGTACAAGTGGCCGTTTGGGTGTGGTAGATGCTTCAGAATGCCCGCCGACCTTCGGAGTTCCTTTTGGAATGGTGGTCGGAATAATGGCCGGTGGAGATAAAGCAATCAGAAAAGCCGTTGAAAATGCGGAGGATGATATAGAACAAGCTTGGAAAGATTTAGAAGAATACGAAATCAATACCAACGATTGTTTAGTAGGCATTGCTGCGTCGGGTCGCACACCTTATGTAGTAGGGGGGGTACGCACCGCTCGCCAAAACGGAATTCTTACTGGTTGTGTTGTTTGTAATGCAGGAAGTGCAGTTGCGGCTGAGGCAGAATACCCAGTAGAAGCAGTAGTGGGGCCTGAATTCGTAACGGGCAGTACGAGAATGAAGTCTGGAACGGCCCAGAAATTGGTCTTAAATATGATTTCTACCTCCGTAATGATTCAATTAGGGCGAGTAAAAGGGAATAAAATGGTTGATATGCAGCTAACCAATCATAAATTAGTTGAGCGTGGTATCCGAATGGTCATGAATGAATTAAATATTCCCTACGAAGAAGCAAGTGACCTCCTTCATACTTATGGCAGCGTAAGAAATGCCGTTGATAATTATAGAAAATAG
- a CDS encoding FAD-binding oxidoreductase, protein MEKRFNQSVFEELKSLLQDRVTSETNIRNEHGVGFSYHACTPPDCVVFPLNTQEVSEIVKICARYSTPIIPFGAGTSVEGHILALEGGVCIDLSKMNQIIEISADDMYVTVESGVTRNQIDEALEGSGFCFPIGPGVNATLGGMASTRASGTNAVRYGTMKDNVLTLKAVLPNGEIIQTGSKAKKSSAGYDLTRLLIGAEGTLGIITELTLKLHSYPEAIYAAVCSFPSVELAVNTAIKTIQRGIPISKIELLDDAMMRAINLYSALGYAEKPTLFLEFAGSEIELKEQIKKVEEITQQHEVLEFLWETSEENRKKLWRARTDAAPASVALREGGKLMSTDVCVPISKLAKCIVDTQIDIKESNILAPILGHVGDGNFHLTIVVSADDADEFERAKALNERLVTRALEMGGTCTGEHGIGVGKLHYMKAEHGEALNLMWTIKKAIDPQNIMNPGKLLPKINH, encoded by the coding sequence ATGGAAAAACGATTCAATCAGTCGGTTTTTGAAGAACTAAAAAGCCTTTTGCAAGACCGTGTAACGAGCGAAACAAACATCCGAAACGAACACGGTGTCGGATTTAGTTATCATGCTTGTACGCCACCTGATTGTGTCGTTTTTCCTTTAAATACACAAGAGGTTTCTGAAATTGTAAAAATTTGTGCAAGATATAGCACACCAATCATACCTTTTGGAGCAGGTACTTCGGTTGAAGGGCACATACTTGCCCTTGAAGGAGGTGTTTGTATTGATTTAAGCAAGATGAATCAAATCATCGAAATCAGTGCAGATGATATGTACGTGACGGTTGAGTCAGGCGTCACACGTAATCAGATTGATGAGGCTCTCGAAGGAAGTGGATTCTGCTTTCCGATAGGACCAGGCGTAAATGCTACTTTAGGTGGTATGGCCAGTACAAGGGCATCGGGTACGAATGCCGTACGATATGGCACCATGAAAGATAATGTACTGACGCTCAAGGCTGTTTTGCCCAATGGCGAAATTATACAAACGGGCAGTAAAGCAAAAAAATCGTCGGCGGGTTATGACCTCACTCGACTATTAATTGGAGCAGAAGGTACTTTAGGAATTATCACAGAGCTTACCCTTAAATTGCATAGCTACCCAGAGGCGATTTATGCCGCAGTTTGTTCATTTCCAAGTGTTGAATTGGCCGTTAATACCGCCATCAAAACTATTCAAAGGGGTATTCCTATCTCTAAAATAGAATTGCTTGACGATGCAATGATGCGGGCAATTAATCTTTATTCAGCCTTAGGTTATGCCGAAAAACCAACACTTTTTTTAGAATTTGCGGGTTCAGAAATAGAATTAAAAGAACAAATAAAGAAAGTTGAGGAAATCACACAGCAGCACGAAGTATTGGAGTTTTTGTGGGAAACCAGCGAAGAAAATCGAAAGAAACTTTGGCGAGCTCGAACTGATGCTGCACCTGCTTCAGTTGCACTCCGTGAAGGAGGGAAATTGATGTCGACCGATGTTTGCGTGCCGATTTCTAAATTAGCAAAGTGTATTGTTGATACACAAATAGATATAAAAGAAAGTAATATTTTAGCTCCAATTTTAGGGCACGTTGGTGATGGTAATTTTCATCTAACGATTGTTGTTTCAGCAGATGATGCTGATGAATTTGAAAGAGCAAAAGCCCTAAACGAACGATTGGTAACGAGAGCTCTTGAAATGGGTGGAACATGCACAGGCGAACATGGGATTGGCGTTGGGAAACTTCATTACATGAAAGCCGAACATGGTGAAGCACTTAACCTTATGTGGACGATTAAGAAAGCAATAGACCCTCAAAATATCATGAATCCTGGCAAATTATTACCCAAAATAAATCATTAG
- a CDS encoding dipeptidase, with protein MNTYIEQNKDRFLNELFDFLRIPSVSADSKFQPDMLRAAEYIQEKLLAAGLDKAEICPTAGHPIVYAEKMVDASLPTILIYGHYDVQPADPYELWDSPPFEPTIKVTKNHPDGAIFARGSCDDKGQIYMHVKAIEMMLAQGGLPCNVKIMFEGEEEVGSENLGIFVKENKEKLKADLILISDTSIIANDIPSVETGLRGLTYMEVAVTGPNRDLHSGVYGGAVANPVNVLCQMIASMHDADGKITIKGFYDKVAELSQAERDDLEAAPFDLEEYKKDLEIAEVSGEKGYTTRERASIRPTLDVNGIWGGYIGEGSKTVLPSKAFAKISMRLVPDQDWEEIAELFEAHFKAIAPPTVKVSVARHHGGQPYVTPTDSAGYKAAMLAMEEAFGKKPVPTRGGGSIPIVALFEQELGLKSILFGFGLDSDALHSPNEHYGLFNFFKGIETIPLFFKHYAELMK; from the coding sequence ATGAACACTTACATCGAACAAAATAAAGACAGGTTCTTAAACGAACTTTTTGATTTCTTACGTATTCCTTCGGTTAGTGCCGACTCAAAGTTTCAGCCCGATATGCTTCGTGCGGCTGAATATATTCAAGAAAAATTATTAGCTGCAGGCCTTGATAAGGCAGAGATTTGTCCGACAGCGGGGCATCCGATTGTATATGCTGAAAAAATGGTAGATGCATCTTTGCCAACAATTTTAATTTACGGACATTACGACGTTCAACCTGCTGACCCTTACGAACTATGGGATTCGCCTCCATTTGAACCAACAATCAAGGTAACTAAAAATCACCCAGACGGAGCTATTTTTGCTCGTGGTTCTTGTGATGATAAAGGACAAATCTATATGCACGTAAAAGCTATCGAAATGATGTTGGCTCAAGGTGGTTTGCCTTGTAATGTAAAGATTATGTTTGAAGGAGAAGAAGAAGTTGGCTCAGAGAATTTGGGTATTTTCGTGAAAGAAAATAAAGAAAAACTTAAGGCCGATTTAATCCTGATTTCTGATACTTCTATCATTGCCAATGATATTCCTTCGGTAGAAACTGGTTTGCGTGGACTTACTTATATGGAAGTTGCCGTAACCGGTCCAAATCGAGATTTACACTCGGGTGTATATGGTGGAGCTGTGGCCAATCCTGTTAATGTTCTTTGCCAGATGATTGCTTCCATGCACGATGCCGATGGCAAAATTACGATTAAAGGATTCTATGATAAAGTAGCAGAGCTGAGCCAAGCTGAGCGTGATGATTTAGAGGCTGCACCTTTTGATTTGGAAGAATATAAAAAAGACCTTGAAATTGCCGAAGTTTCTGGCGAAAAAGGCTATACTACTCGTGAGCGTGCCAGTATTCGACCAACACTTGATGTAAACGGCATTTGGGGTGGCTATATAGGCGAAGGCTCGAAAACGGTACTTCCATCGAAAGCATTTGCTAAAATCTCGATGCGACTTGTACCAGATCAAGATTGGGAGGAAATAGCAGAATTATTCGAAGCTCATTTCAAGGCGATTGCTCCGCCAACAGTAAAGGTTTCAGTCGCCCGTCATCATGGAGGACAGCCCTATGTAACGCCAACTGATTCGGCGGGTTATAAGGCTGCAATGTTGGCGATGGAAGAAGCTTTTGGTAAAAAGCCCGTACCAACAAGAGGTGGAGGAAGTATTCCAATCGTGGCATTATTTGAGCAAGAATTAGGCTTGAAATCAATACTATTTGGTTTTGGTTTAGATTCAGATGCTCTCCACTCGCCTAACGAACATTATGGATTGTTTAATTTCTTTAAAGGAATCGAAACCATTCCGTTGTTTTTCAAGCATTATGCCGAATTGATGAAGTAA
- the plsY gene encoding glycerol-3-phosphate 1-O-acyltransferase PlsY has translation MILSIILAYLMGSIPTAVWYGRIFHGIDVREHGSGNAGATNSLRTLGKKAGIIVLIVDFLKGFLAVKAAGLFMSDITQYLYLLMGLAVIMGHIFPIFAQFKGGKGVATSMGVLVATFPWAALGCFLVFLVIVLATKYVSLGSILGGLAFPIQLMFNLWNDNADNYAIGFAWVVFLILTIMHRQNISRLINGTENKFGAKK, from the coding sequence ATGATTCTAAGTATTATTTTAGCCTATTTAATGGGCTCGATTCCCACAGCAGTTTGGTATGGTAGGATTTTTCACGGTATTGATGTTCGCGAACATGGAAGTGGAAATGCTGGGGCAACCAACTCTCTTCGTACACTTGGCAAAAAAGCAGGTATCATTGTTCTGATTGTCGATTTCCTCAAAGGTTTTTTAGCTGTAAAAGCTGCTGGTTTGTTTATGTCAGATATCACTCAGTATCTATATTTACTTATGGGCTTAGCCGTGATTATGGGGCATATTTTCCCAATTTTTGCCCAATTTAAAGGTGGAAAAGGCGTGGCTACTTCAATGGGGGTTTTGGTTGCTACTTTTCCTTGGGCTGCTTTAGGTTGCTTTTTAGTATTTTTAGTAATAGTACTTGCTACAAAATATGTATCCTTAGGTTCAATTTTAGGCGGATTAGCTTTCCCTATTCAATTGATGTTCAATTTATGGAATGATAATGCCGATAATTACGCCATTGGCTTTGCTTGGGTGGTTTTCTTAATCTTAACTATCATGCATCGCCAAAATATCAGTCGCCTAATAAACGGTACTGAAAATAAGTTTGGGGCGAAAAAATAA